The following are encoded in a window of Staphylococcus piscifermentans genomic DNA:
- a CDS encoding lipid II:glycine glycyltransferase FemX, with amino-acid sequence MEKMNITNQEHDAFVKSHPNGDLLQLTQWAETKKLTGWYSKRVAVGENGEIKGVAQLLFKKVPKLPFTLCYVSRGFVADYNDKAVLEALLQNTKQVAQQEKAYAIKIDPDVEVDKAGDAFGNLRQLGFVHKGFKEGLSKDYIQPRMTMITPIDKSDEELIKSFERRNRSKVRLALKRGTKVERAGRDQLKIFADLMRITGERDGFLTRDISYFENIYDALHPDGDAELFLVKLEPEPVLKEITAENQEVEAEIEKLKQKKQDKKNLNKIKDAEAKIARNQKLIAQIEELRSKHPDGVYLSGALLMFCGKKSYYLYGASSNDYRDFLPNHHMQFAMMRYAREKGATTYDFGGTDNDPDKDSEHYGLWAFKKTWGTYLSEKIGEFDYVLNKPLYYLIEQVKPRLTKAKIKASRKLKGKK; translated from the coding sequence ATGGAAAAGATGAATATCACAAACCAAGAACACGATGCATTTGTCAAATCCCATCCTAATGGTGACTTGCTGCAATTAACGCAATGGGCTGAAACTAAGAAATTAACTGGATGGTATTCTAAAAGAGTAGCGGTTGGTGAAAATGGAGAAATCAAAGGAGTGGCACAACTTTTATTTAAAAAAGTTCCAAAACTTCCATTTACATTATGCTATGTTTCAAGAGGATTTGTAGCTGATTATAATGACAAAGCAGTCTTGGAAGCGCTCCTTCAAAACACGAAACAAGTGGCACAACAAGAAAAGGCTTATGCGATTAAAATTGATCCGGATGTTGAAGTAGATAAAGCTGGAGATGCATTTGGCAATTTAAGACAATTAGGTTTTGTGCATAAAGGATTTAAAGAAGGACTTTCTAAAGATTATATTCAACCCCGCATGACAATGATTACACCAATTGATAAATCAGATGAAGAATTAATCAAGAGCTTTGAGCGTCGTAATCGTTCGAAAGTCCGCTTAGCTTTAAAACGCGGCACTAAAGTGGAACGCGCAGGTCGAGACCAACTGAAAATATTTGCTGACTTGATGCGTATTACTGGCGAACGCGATGGTTTCTTAACACGTGATATCAGCTATTTTGAAAATATTTATGATGCTTTGCATCCTGATGGCGATGCGGAATTATTCCTAGTGAAACTTGAACCGGAACCTGTTTTAAAAGAAATTACAGCAGAGAATCAAGAAGTCGAAGCAGAAATTGAAAAATTGAAACAGAAGAAGCAAGATAAGAAAAATTTAAATAAAATAAAAGATGCAGAAGCTAAAATTGCACGTAACCAAAAATTAATTGCACAAATTGAAGAGTTACGCAGCAAACATCCAGACGGTGTTTATTTATCAGGTGCGCTCTTAATGTTCTGCGGTAAAAAATCGTACTATTTATACGGTGCATCATCTAATGATTACCGTGATTTCTTGCCGAACCACCATATGCAATTTGCAATGATGCGTTATGCCAGAGAAAAAGGTGCCACTACTTATGACTTCGGCGGTACTGATAATGATCCGGATAAAGACTCCGAACATTACGGTTTATGGGCTTTCAAGAAAACTTGGGGGACTTATTTGAGTGAAAAAATCGGAGAATTTGATTATGTCTTGAATAAGCCGCTTTATTACTTAATTGAACAAGTAAAACCAAGACTTACAAAAGCAAAAATCAAAGCATCACGTAAATTAAAAGGAAAAAAATAA
- a CDS encoding MFS transporter: protein MNPTETHRAPIWTKSFNMNFLVNFFVYLCMYLLIVVIAGYSKTEFHASDSLAGLVTGLFIVGSLIGRFITGKYVNAIGPKKTLLIGVVFLIITQLLYFIEGSLGFLMFTRLINGVATAVATTATGTIAAYITPPERKSEGISMFSLSLVLGTAIGPFFGLLLSSHYSIDVLFGLCLVFGIVSLILSFFININFETTPLTKTEGKKGFSLSQFIALDAVPIAIVILITGLTYSSILTFLKFFAEERDLVTVSSYFFIFYAITSLVTRPITGRLMDNRNENVVVYPAYIFLFATFIMLYFAHSGWLLLLAGAALGIGYGNLSSLMQAIAIKVTTPEKYGLATSTYFIGIDIGIGFGPSLLGAFTSSITYGQLYGVMAILTIVTVVVYFLLHGRKVKTFS from the coding sequence GTGAACCCTACAGAAACACATCGCGCACCCATATGGACTAAGAGCTTTAATATGAACTTCTTAGTCAATTTCTTTGTATATCTTTGTATGTACTTATTAATTGTAGTCATTGCAGGCTACAGTAAAACAGAATTCCATGCCTCAGATAGTTTAGCAGGTTTGGTAACAGGTTTATTTATTGTCGGCTCCTTAATTGGCCGTTTTATCACCGGTAAATACGTCAATGCGATTGGCCCCAAGAAAACCTTATTAATTGGAGTTGTCTTTTTAATTATTACACAGCTTCTTTATTTTATAGAAGGATCTCTCGGCTTCTTAATGTTCACCCGTTTGATTAATGGGGTTGCCACAGCTGTAGCGACTACGGCTACCGGTACTATTGCAGCTTACATTACTCCGCCCGAGCGGAAAAGTGAAGGCATCAGCATGTTCTCACTAAGTTTAGTCTTAGGTACAGCAATTGGTCCTTTCTTCGGCTTATTATTATCTAGCCACTATTCTATTGATGTTTTATTTGGACTTTGTCTCGTATTCGGGATTGTTTCATTAATATTATCATTTTTCATCAATATTAATTTCGAAACAACGCCGCTTACTAAAACTGAAGGTAAAAAAGGATTCAGTCTCAGTCAATTTATTGCTTTGGATGCAGTTCCAATTGCGATTGTTATTTTAATTACGGGTCTGACTTATTCTTCCATTTTAACCTTCTTGAAATTCTTTGCTGAAGAACGTGATTTAGTGACTGTGTCAAGTTACTTCTTTATCTTCTATGCAATTACATCTCTTGTCACACGTCCTATAACTGGTCGTTTGATGGATAATAGAAATGAAAACGTTGTGGTATATCCTGCGTATATCTTCCTATTTGCAACCTTTATTATGCTTTACTTTGCACATTCTGGTTGGTTATTACTTCTTGCAGGTGCAGCGTTAGGCATCGGTTACGGTAACCTGTCATCCTTAATGCAAGCAATTGCCATTAAAGTCACTACTCCTGAAAAATACGGATTGGCAACATCTACGTACTTTATCGGTATTGATATCGGTATTGGTTTCGGTCCATCCTTATTAGGAGCATTTACTTCATCTATTACTTACGGTCAATTGTATGGCGTCATGGCGATCTTAACAATTGTTACAGTAGTCGTATATTTCTTGCTACATGGTCGCAAAGTTAAAACCTTCTCATAA
- a CDS encoding efflux RND transporter permease subunit, with the protein MINRLLKFSLGNKFAIFLMVVLVILGGVYASMKMRLEMLPDVEEPMISVNTVMPGATPETVQDEISDKIDNQVRRMAHVDTVKTQSLENVSMVQVSYDDGTDMNKAEEELKKEIDKLKLDENAQEPELRRNSMNAFPVVAYSFSTKHDDLKKATKDIEKQLIPKLETIDGVQNVQLNGQTERQATIKFNQRKLQERGMSASGVEDYLKNASGKTPLGLFQFGKKEKSIVIDGEFTSVDALKDFEIPVDAAKGDSGQSGSDSSQGGGSDSSSMDAMSQGGQAQGQSGGSGDIVKLKNIADVKVGDERESISRTNGKDAIDVQIIKAQDANTVQVKKDTDKKIQQFIKENKDMTYTKIMDTAKPIQDSIYTMLEKAILGTIVAIIIILLFLRNIRTTAISVVSIPMSLLIAMIALKLSDVSLNILTLGALTVAIGRVIDDSIVVIENIYRRMTDKNETEKGDKLVVSATAEVFKPIMSSTLVTIIVFLPLVFVRGSVGEMFRPFALAITFSLLASLLVSITIVPALSSTFFKNGIHERRKRSLGAVGRGYKKVLKWSLNHKWIVLILTTVILIGSIALGAAKIGTSYISTGEDKYMALTYNPKPGETKESVLKNAEQVQKYLNSKDKVKKVQYSLGGASPMDPTGSTNSMAVMIEYDKNTPHFDEEPDKVLKHIATFKQEGEWKNLDMGTGAGNNSIEVKVSGPSAEEIKGTVKKIQNDMKATSGVVNVKSDLTEVYQQYSVDVDQNKATEKGLSAGQLAMGLNQNIPEKTITTINEKGHKVDVKVEKEKQTNWTKEKLNNLEIPSPTGKVKMKDIATLKETKTPSKLIKEDGDYTTTVTGTISDKDVGGISQKIMSKVNKIDKPNNVKINTGGATDDINKALTQLSMAMGAAIIIVYLVLVLTFKGGLAPFTILFSLPYTVIGVVLALVFTGETLSVPSMIGLLMLIGIVVTNAIVLVDRVINNEREGMEMKEALIEAGGTRIRPILMTALATIGALIPLLFGQDSSILISKGLAATVIGGLISSTLLTLIVVPVIYEILFTLKDKLANLFRKNKTDK; encoded by the coding sequence ATGATAAACCGCTTGCTGAAGTTCTCTTTAGGCAATAAATTCGCCATCTTCTTGATGGTCGTACTCGTTATTTTAGGCGGCGTCTATGCAAGTATGAAGATGCGTCTCGAAATGTTGCCTGATGTAGAAGAACCGATGATTTCAGTCAACACCGTGATGCCAGGTGCCACGCCGGAAACAGTGCAAGATGAAATCAGCGATAAAATTGATAACCAAGTTCGCAGGATGGCACATGTAGACACCGTAAAAACACAATCGTTGGAAAATGTGTCGATGGTTCAAGTCAGTTATGATGACGGAACTGATATGAACAAAGCAGAAGAAGAATTGAAAAAGGAAATAGATAAGCTGAAACTAGATGAAAATGCACAAGAACCAGAACTGCGACGCAACAGTATGAATGCATTTCCTGTAGTAGCTTATTCATTTTCAACTAAGCACGATGATTTAAAGAAAGCAACGAAAGATATTGAAAAACAGCTGATACCTAAACTTGAAACCATTGATGGTGTGCAAAATGTACAGCTGAATGGTCAAACTGAGCGTCAAGCAACGATTAAATTTAATCAGCGAAAACTGCAAGAACGCGGTATGAGTGCAAGCGGTGTCGAAGACTATTTGAAGAATGCTTCAGGTAAAACACCTTTAGGACTTTTCCAATTCGGGAAAAAAGAAAAGTCGATCGTCATTGATGGCGAGTTCACTTCAGTTGATGCGCTGAAAGATTTTGAAATTCCAGTTGATGCGGCCAAAGGAGACAGCGGTCAATCCGGAAGTGACAGTAGTCAAGGCGGCGGTTCTGACTCAAGCAGTATGGATGCTATGAGCCAAGGTGGACAAGCGCAAGGACAAAGCGGCGGCAGCGGAGACATTGTCAAACTTAAAAATATTGCTGACGTTAAAGTAGGAGACGAACGTGAATCTATCTCTAGAACGAACGGTAAAGATGCAATAGATGTTCAGATTATTAAAGCGCAAGATGCTAATACGGTACAAGTGAAGAAAGATACAGATAAGAAAATACAACAATTTATTAAAGAAAATAAGGACATGACTTATACAAAAATCATGGATACCGCGAAACCAATTCAAGATTCAATCTATACAATGCTTGAAAAAGCAATCTTGGGTACGATTGTAGCGATTATTATCATCTTATTATTCTTACGTAATATTCGTACGACAGCGATTTCAGTCGTTTCCATTCCAATGTCACTGCTGATTGCGATGATTGCATTGAAACTATCAGACGTATCTTTAAATATTCTAACGCTAGGTGCTCTAACGGTCGCAATTGGTCGAGTCATAGATGACTCTATCGTAGTTATTGAGAATATTTACCGACGTATGACAGATAAAAATGAAACCGAAAAAGGCGACAAACTGGTTGTCAGTGCGACGGCAGAAGTCTTCAAACCGATTATGTCTTCTACGCTTGTAACTATCATTGTCTTCTTGCCACTCGTCTTTGTGCGAGGTTCAGTAGGAGAAATGTTCAGACCCTTCGCCTTAGCGATTACATTCAGCTTGCTAGCATCATTGCTGGTTTCAATCACTATTGTCCCTGCACTTTCTTCAACCTTTTTCAAAAATGGAATTCACGAGCGCCGAAAACGTTCATTAGGAGCAGTCGGCAGAGGTTACAAGAAAGTCTTGAAATGGTCATTGAACCATAAATGGATTGTATTAATACTGACTACAGTAATTCTGATTGGAAGCATTGCACTAGGTGCTGCAAAAATTGGAACAAGCTATATTTCGACAGGCGAAGATAAATATATGGCACTGACATATAATCCTAAACCTGGTGAAACGAAAGAATCTGTATTGAAAAATGCGGAACAAGTTCAAAAATACTTGAACAGCAAAGATAAAGTTAAAAAAGTACAATATTCATTAGGCGGTGCTTCGCCGATGGATCCAACCGGCAGTACAAACAGTATGGCGGTAATGATTGAATATGATAAGAACACACCACACTTTGATGAAGAACCAGACAAAGTACTGAAACATATCGCAACCTTCAAACAAGAAGGGGAATGGAAGAACTTAGATATGGGTACAGGCGCTGGTAATAATTCAATCGAAGTCAAAGTTTCTGGACCTTCTGCAGAAGAAATTAAAGGTACAGTGAAGAAAATACAAAACGATATGAAAGCAACATCCGGCGTAGTCAACGTTAAATCTGATTTAACAGAAGTGTATCAACAATACAGCGTAGACGTAGATCAAAATAAAGCCACTGAAAAAGGCTTATCAGCAGGACAACTTGCTATGGGTCTCAACCAAAACATTCCAGAGAAAACAATCACAACCATTAATGAAAAAGGTCATAAAGTTGACGTGAAAGTTGAGAAGGAAAAACAAACGAATTGGACGAAAGAAAAATTAAACAACTTAGAAATTCCTTCACCAACCGGAAAAGTGAAAATGAAAGATATCGCAACTTTAAAAGAAACGAAAACACCAAGTAAATTGATTAAAGAAGATGGCGACTATACCACAACTGTAACTGGTACTATCAGTGATAAAGATGTTGGTGGTATTTCACAAAAAATAATGTCTAAAGTGAATAAAATCGACAAACCAAACAATGTGAAAATTAATACAGGCGGCGCTACAGATGACATTAATAAAGCATTGACTCAATTGTCTATGGCAATGGGCGCTGCAATTATTATCGTATATCTTGTGCTTGTATTAACCTTTAAAGGCGGACTTGCACCATTCACTATTTTATTCTCTTTACCTTACACAGTTATCGGGGTAGTATTAGCACTCGTCTTTACTGGAGAAACGCTCTCCGTACCAAGTATGATTGGCTTATTGATGCTCATAGGTATCGTCGTCACGAATGCTATTGTACTGGTCGATAGGGTCATTAACAATGAGCGTGAAGGTATGGAAATGAAAGAAGCATTGATTGAAGCAGGCGGTACTAGAATACGTCCAATCTTGATGACAGCTTTAGCCACAATCGGTGCCTTGATACCATTACTCTTTGGCCAAGACAGCTCCATCTTGATTTCTAAAGGATTAGCAGCTACAGTTATCGGCGGACTTATTTCGTCAACGCTCTTAACTTTAATTGTAGTCCCTGTAATTTATGAAATACTCTTTACATTGAAAGATAAGTTGGCAAATTTGTTTAGAAAAAATAAAACAGATAAATAG
- a CDS encoding MarR family winged helix-turn-helix transcriptional regulator, which yields MEVNQLFNSFTELYRPYIKNVQPILDKYHLHTAQFLVLKDIYLHDQTTLVQISKRRSIEKPSARKLLKVLIEQELLIVTPGEDKREKLLSLSDKGTKVYKEAMSEVTALQESIVEQAALDEQEILAAIRTFEKLKNIL from the coding sequence ATGGAAGTTAATCAATTATTCAATAGCTTTACTGAACTTTATAGACCTTATATTAAAAATGTTCAACCCATTTTAGATAAGTATCATTTGCATACTGCGCAATTTTTAGTTTTAAAAGATATTTATTTGCATGATCAAACCACATTGGTTCAAATTTCAAAAAGACGTTCTATTGAAAAACCTTCTGCACGTAAACTTTTAAAAGTTTTAATTGAACAGGAATTGTTGATTGTAACCCCTGGTGAAGATAAGAGAGAAAAATTATTATCGCTATCTGACAAAGGCACAAAAGTCTATAAAGAGGCCATGAGCGAAGTCACAGCATTGCAAGAAAGCATTGTTGAGCAAGCAGCACTCGATGAACAAGAAATACTTGCTGCTATCCGAACTTTTGAAAAGTTAAAAAATATATTATAA
- a CDS encoding GRP family sugar transporter, which yields MDLLIALLPALFWGSVVLINVLVGGGPYNQIRGTTLGALIVGVILLFTGHAAFEPKVIIVGLISGAFWSLGQGYQLRSIQLIGVSKTMPISTGMQLVGTTLFSAIFLGEWSTMMQVVLGLVSMVLLVAGIALTSLKGKKESDDSKSALGKAMPILLISTVGYVVYVVIAQIFSVNGLDALFFQSIGMAIGGFILSANHQTSTKYTLKNLIPGVVWAIGNLFLFFSQPKVGVATSFSFSQLLVIVSTLGGIFILKEKKDKRQMIGIWSGIVLIIVAAFILGGLKA from the coding sequence ATGGATTTACTTATAGCTTTACTTCCCGCGCTATTTTGGGGAAGCGTTGTACTTATTAACGTATTAGTCGGAGGCGGTCCCTACAACCAAATCCGTGGTACAACACTTGGTGCTTTAATTGTTGGGGTTATATTACTTTTCACAGGACATGCCGCTTTTGAACCTAAAGTTATTATTGTCGGTTTAATCTCTGGTGCGTTCTGGTCACTTGGACAAGGTTACCAATTACGTTCTATTCAATTAATTGGCGTTTCTAAAACGATGCCGATTTCTACAGGAATGCAATTGGTAGGTACTACATTATTCAGTGCAATTTTCTTAGGAGAATGGAGTACTATGATGCAAGTAGTATTAGGACTTGTATCAATGGTATTGCTAGTAGCCGGAATTGCATTGACTTCATTAAAAGGTAAGAAAGAGTCAGACGACTCTAAATCAGCACTAGGCAAAGCGATGCCAATTCTTTTAATTTCAACAGTGGGTTATGTTGTTTATGTAGTCATCGCTCAAATCTTTAGTGTCAATGGTTTAGATGCTTTATTCTTCCAATCTATCGGTATGGCAATTGGCGGTTTCATCTTATCAGCTAATCACCAAACTTCTACTAAATATACACTTAAAAATCTTATTCCTGGTGTTGTTTGGGCGATTGGTAACTTATTCTTATTCTTCTCACAACCTAAAGTTGGTGTAGCTACAAGCTTCTCATTCTCACAATTACTTGTGATTGTTTCCACACTCGGCGGTATTTTTATCTTGAAAGAGAAAAAAGACAAACGTCAGATGATAGGTATCTGGTCGGGGATTGTGTTAATTATTGTAGCAGCCTTTATTCTCGGCGGTTTGAAAGCGTAA
- a CDS encoding glucose 1-dehydrogenase has protein sequence MFTDLENKVVVVTGGASGIGRAICEAFGQAKAKVVINYRSERHKEDLEEMKKIISEAGGESIAVQGDVAKEEDVLHLVNEAVKTFGTLDIMINNAGYENPVPSDEMSVEEFSKAIDINLTGAFIGSREAVKYFRKEDKPGIIINTASVHDTIPWPNYVNYAASKGGLKLMMETMSMEYAQYGIRINNISPGAIVTKHTEEKFSDPKTREETLEMIPARELGKSEDVSNVALFLASDLANYVHGTTIYVDGGMTNYPAFMGGKG, from the coding sequence ATGTTTACAGATTTAGAAAATAAAGTTGTTGTAGTTACAGGAGGCGCAAGCGGGATTGGACGCGCAATTTGCGAAGCGTTTGGTCAAGCTAAAGCAAAAGTAGTGATTAACTATCGCTCTGAACGTCATAAAGAAGATTTAGAAGAAATGAAAAAAATTATTTCTGAAGCCGGCGGTGAATCCATTGCGGTTCAAGGTGATGTAGCTAAAGAAGAAGATGTACTTCATTTAGTTAATGAAGCTGTAAAAACTTTCGGCACATTAGACATTATGATTAATAATGCGGGTTATGAAAATCCAGTACCATCAGATGAAATGTCGGTAGAAGAATTCAGCAAAGCTATAGATATCAATTTGACTGGTGCGTTTATAGGTTCACGTGAAGCGGTAAAATATTTCCGCAAAGAAGATAAACCAGGTATCATTATCAATACTGCAAGTGTGCACGATACGATTCCTTGGCCAAATTATGTGAACTATGCAGCCAGCAAAGGTGGATTAAAATTGATGATGGAAACAATGTCTATGGAATATGCGCAATACGGCATTCGCATCAATAATATTTCACCTGGAGCGATTGTAACTAAACACACTGAGGAAAAATTCTCTGATCCGAAAACACGTGAAGAAACATTAGAAATGATTCCAGCTCGTGAACTAGGTAAATCTGAAGATGTCTCTAATGTAGCACTCTTCCTTGCTTCTGATTTAGCAAACTATGTTCATGGCACAACAATTTATGTAGATGGCGGTATGACTAACTACCCTGCATTCATGGGCGGTAAAGGTTAA
- a CDS encoding SE1832 family protein: MDLQSQLQELKQDYVRLQDDLEKRESTGQEVDPLIKQLEQIENSIALVRAQIDQQS, from the coding sequence TTGGATTTACAAAGCCAATTACAAGAATTAAAGCAAGATTACGTACGTTTGCAAGATGATTTGGAAAAACGCGAGTCTACAGGCCAAGAGGTAGACCCTCTTATCAAACAGCTTGAGCAAATCGAAAATTCCATTGCTCTTGTACGCGCTCAAATAGATCAACAATCTTAA
- a CDS encoding AEC family transporter, protein MTGKFVIIVLLIALGYLLKRIKLLKEDDSQVLATLVLNVTLPALVIVNLNKADLDISLSILPIMMIIYGIIAKIIAISFFLKYDNEMRGTVGMMMASLNIGLFAYPLVQAIWPKQGMVYFGMADIGGAIVMFGITYFVGGYFSSGDNTFNFKFLLINILKSVPLMTYLVMFVLNMSNLHIPGAAISFFDVLSKANMPLSMILLGLMLNFRIERQYLPIAFKYLLIHYGFGVIAGLLVYFFLPVSDQMIKTTLMVIWLLPIGVAVIPYSLQFKYRTMPIIGMTTNMTILISIVLLYLYQLFFV, encoded by the coding sequence ATGACAGGCAAATTCGTAATCATCGTATTACTGATAGCGCTAGGCTATTTATTAAAAAGAATCAAACTGTTAAAGGAAGATGACAGCCAAGTACTTGCTACACTCGTATTGAACGTCACACTGCCTGCGTTGGTCATCGTCAACTTAAACAAAGCAGATTTAGATATATCATTATCTATTCTGCCCATTATGATGATTATCTATGGCATTATCGCAAAAATTATCGCCATTAGTTTCTTCTTGAAATATGACAACGAAATGCGTGGTACCGTGGGAATGATGATGGCTTCATTAAACATCGGATTATTCGCCTATCCGCTCGTACAAGCGATTTGGCCGAAACAAGGAATGGTATACTTCGGTATGGCAGATATCGGCGGTGCCATCGTAATGTTCGGAATAACATACTTTGTCGGAGGATATTTCAGCAGTGGGGACAACACTTTCAACTTTAAATTTTTACTCATCAATATACTAAAATCTGTTCCCCTAATGACTTATTTGGTTATGTTTGTATTGAATATGAGCAATCTGCATATCCCTGGAGCAGCCATTAGCTTCTTTGACGTTTTGTCAAAAGCCAACATGCCGCTCTCCATGATACTTCTAGGACTCATGCTTAATTTCCGAATCGAACGACAATACTTGCCGATTGCTTTTAAATATCTGTTGATTCATTATGGATTCGGTGTAATAGCAGGCTTGCTCGTTTATTTCTTCCTGCCCGTATCCGACCAAATGATTAAAACAACACTGATGGTAATCTGGCTTCTTCCAATTGGCGTCGCAGTCATTCCGTACTCCCTGCAATTCAAATACCGCACCATGCCAATTATCGGAATGACCACCAACATGACCATACTCATCAGTATCGTTCTACTCTACCTCTACCAACTTTTCTTTGTCTAA
- a CDS encoding VOC family protein yields MQNLKFDHIIHYIKHIDEFQYPGEILKVVPGGLHNRYGTHNKLAYTDLAYIELIGVNDEEKLKKVIKTNEGRVSFIAKIVQDNFKQGFKTFALRTDNIDKLKDELEAKGVETVGPIQMGRENKKGEQTSWQLLYLNQPHADLKPPFFIQWNKTEEERKATLESKFQPQFKIKAIEVQTTDTEQVVNQWRDWFDMEVIESDNDVTILKLPQEAIEFRIRKARKNGYDIVIQDKETEAPYNITTRGAEYHFLP; encoded by the coding sequence ATGCAGAATTTAAAGTTTGATCATATCATCCATTACATTAAACATATCGATGAATTTCAATACCCTGGAGAAATATTGAAAGTAGTGCCAGGCGGCTTGCATAATCGTTATGGGACTCATAATAAATTGGCTTATACAGATTTAGCTTATATTGAACTTATAGGTGTTAATGATGAAGAAAAGTTGAAGAAAGTAATTAAAACCAACGAAGGCCGAGTATCTTTCATCGCTAAAATTGTACAAGATAATTTCAAGCAAGGATTTAAAACCTTTGCTTTACGTACTGATAATATTGATAAGTTGAAAGATGAATTAGAAGCTAAAGGTGTAGAAACTGTGGGGCCTATTCAAATGGGACGTGAAAATAAAAAGGGAGAGCAGACCTCTTGGCAATTGCTCTATCTCAATCAACCGCATGCTGATTTAAAACCACCTTTCTTTATTCAATGGAATAAAACTGAAGAGGAACGCAAAGCAACACTTGAAAGTAAATTTCAACCTCAATTCAAAATAAAAGCCATTGAAGTTCAAACAACTGATACAGAACAAGTTGTGAATCAATGGCGTGATTGGTTTGATATGGAAGTCATTGAATCTGATAATGACGTTACTATTTTGAAATTGCCGCAAGAAGCAATTGAATTCAGAATACGTAAAGCACGTAAAAATGGATATGATATCGTGATTCAGGATAAAGAAACTGAGGCACCTTATAACATTACTACACGCGGTGCTGAATATCACTTCCTCCCTTAA
- a CDS encoding GNAT family N-acetyltransferase: MKTIQIDSSQDIRNFINHANTSFCSYLYKLHEKNVSLEQGIHSLQHDTGVFALTDDAGEIQMLLGGFAYDTHHYKMVGPFLADKGEPDPADFKTLFEALTAQQPDGTHFNFSFDVSDSYNNSLMKIIDAHYTFTDYYLSTDHTIETSDEAQRHIIKYHKAFYSHFDRLHRKIFRRDAMTPSEITQSIDENNQLFFFVSEGILKGYLYLQMHPEANSAEIRYFSSHTDYRHEGIAFNLLSYAINYAFNNDGIERVYFKIRSKNDKLVDRFSELGFDIRSERKKFKYIK; encoded by the coding sequence ATGAAAACTATCCAGATTGACTCTTCTCAAGACATCCGCAACTTTATTAATCATGCCAATACATCATTCTGCTCTTATTTATATAAGCTGCATGAAAAGAATGTATCACTCGAACAAGGAATTCATTCATTGCAACACGACACAGGTGTTTTTGCACTCACTGATGATGCTGGCGAAATTCAAATGCTGCTAGGCGGATTTGCATACGATACTCACCATTATAAAATGGTCGGCCCGTTTCTTGCAGATAAAGGCGAACCTGACCCAGCAGATTTCAAAACATTATTTGAAGCATTAACAGCACAGCAACCGGACGGTACACATTTCAACTTTTCATTTGATGTCTCAGATTCCTATAATAATTCTTTAATGAAAATTATTGATGCACATTATACATTTACTGATTATTATTTATCTACAGACCACACTATTGAAACAAGTGATGAAGCGCAACGCCACATTATTAAATATCACAAGGCGTTTTATAGTCACTTTGATCGCTTGCACCGAAAAATTTTCAGAAGAGATGCGATGACTCCTTCAGAAATTACACAGTCTATTGACGAAAATAATCAGCTTTTCTTCTTTGTCAGTGAAGGCATTTTAAAAGGCTATTTGTATTTACAAATGCATCCCGAGGCAAATTCAGCAGAAATTCGTTACTTCTCTTCCCATACAGATTATCGTCATGAAGGTATTGCCTTTAATTTATTAAGCTATGCTATTAATTATGCTTTTAATAACGACGGTATAGAACGCGTATATTTCAAGATTCGTAGTAAGAATGATAAACTTGTCGATCGCTTCAGTGAACTTGGTTTCGATATTCGTTCAGAACGTAAAAAATTTAAGTATATAAAATAA
- the mspA gene encoding membrane stabilizing protein MspA — MQLYLILLPVLYLFVSYISIFKMKTIYATILRIIMGVLLILVVAMSNLSAPPASWWEFAVIVMLVGNVEITAFKYSKGDKKGVSILNAMTLFIFVISVILTLVVY; from the coding sequence ATGCAACTCTATTTAATACTTTTACCCGTTTTATATCTTTTTGTAAGTTATATCAGTATTTTTAAAATGAAGACCATCTATGCGACCATTTTAAGAATTATTATGGGTGTGCTGCTGATATTAGTAGTTGCGATGTCCAACTTATCTGCTCCGCCCGCTTCTTGGTGGGAATTTGCAGTCATCGTGATGCTTGTCGGCAACGTAGAAATCACTGCGTTTAAATATTCTAAAGGCGATAAAAAAGGTGTGTCTATTTTAAATGCGATGACCCTTTTTATCTTTGTAATCAGTGTTATTCTAACACTTGTTGTATATTAA